In Gemmatimonadota bacterium, the following are encoded in one genomic region:
- a CDS encoding exo-alpha-sialidase has translation MSFKPDHSKVPGVVIDHSPASTKQYVGSPSIVIMPNGDYITSHDFFGPGTNYDRMAVFCSRDKGTTWTQISELIGQWWSNLFLHKDELYLLGTSREYGYAVIRRSTDGGETWTVPKDKHTGQISTEDRYHCAPMPVVAHNGYLWRAFELAHGPREEWKAQVLSVPEDADLLQAKNWRFSEAYQHLWSSSQWIEGNIVITPDNKLVNILRSNARNVSPEEIQAQSDKAAILHISEDGKTLTHDRDKDLIDFPGGGVKFTIRFDDQTQRYWSLGCKQTDPPAKRNTLVLTSSANLQTWRIESVILHHPDPEKHAFQYVDWQFEENDIIVASRTAYDDGLGGAHNGHDANYLTFHRIENFRERTIDDPSLNEEE, from the coding sequence TTGTCTTTCAAACCCGACCACTCAAAAGTACCTGGCGTCGTGATTGATCACAGCCCCGCCAGTACAAAACAATACGTGGGCAGCCCGAGTATCGTCATCATGCCCAACGGCGACTACATAACATCCCATGATTTTTTTGGACCGGGCACAAATTACGATCGCATGGCTGTATTCTGTTCGCGCGACAAAGGCACAACCTGGACTCAAATATCCGAATTGATCGGCCAGTGGTGGTCCAACCTTTTTTTGCACAAAGACGAACTTTATCTGCTCGGCACAAGCCGCGAATATGGCTATGCCGTAATTCGGCGATCTACGGACGGAGGTGAAACATGGACAGTACCAAAAGACAAACACACCGGACAAATCTCTACTGAGGATCGCTATCACTGTGCCCCAATGCCCGTCGTCGCTCACAATGGATATCTCTGGCGCGCATTTGAATTGGCCCATGGTCCGCGAGAAGAGTGGAAAGCGCAGGTTCTTTCCGTACCCGAAGATGCAGATCTGCTCCAGGCTAAAAATTGGCGATTTAGCGAAGCGTACCAACACCTCTGGTCAAGTTCACAATGGATTGAAGGCAATATCGTGATCACGCCAGATAACAAACTGGTAAACATCTTGCGCTCAAATGCACGAAATGTCTCTCCCGAAGAGATACAGGCGCAAAGCGATAAAGCGGCTATTTTGCATATCTCAGAAGATGGCAAAACATTGACACACGATCGGGATAAAGACCTGATCGATTTCCCGGGCGGCGGTGTAAAATTCACAATTCGATTTGACGATCAAACACAGCGCTATTGGTCACTGGGATGCAAACAAACCGATCCGCCGGCAAAACGAAACACACTGGTCTTGACATCATCTGCCAATCTACAGACCTGGCGAATCGAATCCGTGATCCTACACCATCCCGATCCAGAGAAACACGCATTTCAATACGTTGACTGGCAATTTGAAGAAAACGATATAATCGTGGCATCGCGCACAGCTTATGACGATGGCCTGGGCGGCGCGCACAACGGACATGACGCGAACTATTTGACATTTCATCGCATTGAAAATTTCAGAGAACGAACGATAGACGACCCGTCCCTAAATGAGGAAGAGTAA
- a CDS encoding amidohydrolase family protein: MKTIQNLQPDRVFYNGNLITMADHKGTAVAVLKGSICAVGSDREIMDLAGPDTERTDLKGKTMLPGFYDTHGHFPSAGLVAVSSVNCNSPPMGPVEKIDDIVQLLAERAKDVPEGQWVLGRGYDDTLLEEKRHPTRADLDRASQNHPICIVHTSGHFASANTCALKRAGVHSDTPNPTGGVIRKDLITGEPDGVLEETAMRPVRNLIPPLNEAQWFEGLEIAVDEYVREGVTSVVIAGCTRRDISRLQTAIDSGKLPLRVVCMTGKSKPGQQSILETSGLKTGFGTDRLRLGAVKMFQDGSIQGYTGYLSKPYHEPFMGDAQYCGYPMRSREALVEMVDEAHRAGKQIAIHGNGDAAIDDILSAYKQAQQKTPRTDTRHRIEHCQTVREDQLDKMQTLGVTPSFFVQHTYYWGDRHEAIFLGAERAHRISPLKSASDRGIRFTIHNDSPVTPTKSLFSVWSAVNRLSRSGQCMGDAQRIDLELAFRAITIDAAWQNFEEDAKGSIEVGKLADFVVLESNPFAGDVLAVKDIAVRETIVGGKTVYRKT; encoded by the coding sequence ATGAAAACCATTCAGAACCTGCAGCCAGACAGGGTATTTTACAATGGCAACCTGATCACCATGGCCGATCACAAAGGGACTGCGGTTGCCGTGTTGAAAGGATCTATATGCGCTGTGGGATCTGATCGTGAAATTATGGACCTTGCAGGTCCCGACACCGAACGTACCGACCTCAAGGGAAAAACCATGCTACCCGGTTTTTACGACACGCATGGACATTTCCCGAGCGCGGGACTCGTGGCTGTTTCTTCGGTGAATTGCAATTCTCCGCCAATGGGACCCGTGGAAAAAATCGATGATATAGTACAACTATTAGCAGAGCGGGCCAAAGACGTACCAGAGGGACAGTGGGTATTGGGCAGGGGCTACGACGATACCCTGCTGGAGGAAAAACGACACCCGACACGAGCAGATCTGGATCGGGCTTCGCAGAACCACCCGATTTGCATCGTCCACACCTCGGGCCATTTTGCATCGGCAAATACATGTGCATTGAAACGCGCCGGAGTCCATTCCGATACGCCCAATCCAACGGGCGGAGTAATTCGCAAAGACCTCATCACAGGAGAGCCGGACGGCGTCCTGGAAGAAACCGCAATGCGCCCTGTGAGAAATCTGATCCCCCCATTGAACGAAGCCCAGTGGTTTGAGGGGTTGGAGATTGCAGTAGATGAATATGTCCGCGAAGGCGTAACCTCCGTAGTAATCGCTGGCTGTACTCGCCGCGACATATCCCGACTGCAAACAGCCATTGACAGCGGCAAGCTACCCTTGCGCGTGGTCTGCATGACCGGGAAAAGCAAGCCGGGGCAACAGTCGATTCTGGAGACAAGTGGATTAAAAACGGGTTTTGGAACAGATCGCTTGCGGTTGGGCGCGGTAAAAATGTTTCAGGATGGATCAATCCAGGGCTATACGGGTTATCTGAGCAAACCCTATCACGAACCATTTATGGGCGATGCCCAGTATTGTGGCTATCCGATGCGAAGCCGAGAAGCATTGGTCGAGATGGTGGATGAAGCCCATCGGGCGGGCAAGCAGATTGCTATTCACGGCAATGGAGACGCGGCGATTGACGATATTTTATCTGCCTATAAACAGGCGCAACAAAAAACGCCCCGCACAGATACGCGGCATCGCATTGAGCACTGTCAAACAGTCAGAGAAGATCAGCTCGATAAAATGCAGACACTGGGCGTGACACCCTCTTTCTTTGTTCAACACACCTATTACTGGGGCGACCGCCACGAAGCGATTTTCTTAGGAGCAGAGCGCGCGCATCGAATCAGCCCATTGAAATCAGCATCTGATCGAGGGATTCGCTTTACCATCCACAACGACTCGCCAGTGACGCCGACCAAATCGCTATTTTCCGTCTGGTCCGCAGTGAACCGTCTCTCGCGCAGTGGACAGTGTATGGGCGATGCACAGCGCATTGATTTGGAACTGGCATTTCGGGCAATCACTATTGACGCCGCCTGGCAAAATTTTGAAGAAGATGCAAAAGGATCGATAGAGGTTGGCAAGCTGGCAGACTTCGTAGTTTTAGAATCAAATCCATTTGCAGGAGATGTGCTGGCTGTAAAGGACATTGCCGTAAGGGAAACAATTGTGGGAGGCAAAACAGTATATCGAAAAACGTGA